The nucleotide window TGAAACGGTCCAGCAGCATGGCGTCCTTGGCGCGCCATTCCGCCAGCGAGAACGGGCCCGAGCCCGCCGCGTGCGTGAGCAGCCAGGCGGCGCCCAGGTCGCCGTTGCGCTCGTGCGCCAGCACCGCCTGGCGGTCCAGGATGGCCGCGCTGACCGAGGTGGCCAGCGTGTACAGCACCATCTTCGGATCGGTCGGCTCGGGGAAGTCGATGCGCAGCGTGCGCGCATCGAGCGCGCGGATCATGCGCGGCGCATTGGCGGCGCTGAAGCCGTAGCTCTTCCATGGCGAGGCCATGGCGAGATTGAGCTTCAGCACCCGGTGCAGCGACCATGCCGCGTCCTCCGCGGTCAGCGGGCGGCCGGACTGGAAGCGCACCCCCTGGCGCAGCGTCAGCGTCAGGCTGCGGCGGTCGTCGCCGAAGGCCCACGATTCGGCCAGCGCGGGCTTCACCCTGGCAAGGTCGCGCGGATCGAGTTCGACCAGGTAGTCGTACAGGTTGGCCACCACGCCCAGCACGTCGTTGCCGGTGGCGCCGGCCGGATCGATCGACAGCAGGTTGTTCATGTTCATGCCGATCACCAGCTGGTCGCGCGGCGTGGCGGCCCGCGCCGGCGGCGAGAACAGGAGCGCCAGCATCAGCGCCAGCATCAGCGCAAGCAGCCCCGCCAGCCGCCTGTGCAGGTAGGAGTTTCGTGCAAAGCTCATGGGCGCGCCCTAGTAGGATTGCACGGTGTTGGCGGCGATGTACTCGAAGTCGATGTCCTCGCCCAGGCCCGGCTCCTGGGACAGGTGCACGAAGCCGTCGGCGTCCATCGGATCGGGCAGGCGGTGCAGGTAGGCCGGCGGCACATCGTAGTCGAGGAAGGGATGCAGCAGGCCGCGCTCGTACCAGCGGCAGTTCTTGATCGCCGCCACCACCGTCAGGTTGGCCGCGCCGTTGCCGTGCACTTCGCAGTCCATGCCGAAGGCGTCCGCCAGCGCCGCCACCTTCATGGTCGGCGTGATGCCCCCTACTCCCGGCACGCCGGCGCGCAGGATGTCGCAGGCGCCGGCCTGCACCCAGTCGGCGCGGCTGTGATGCTTGCCGGAGATGGTTTCCGGGCCGACGATCGGTATGTCGAGCTGGTTGGCCAGCCAGGCGTAGGATGCGATGCTCTGCTCGTTCATCATTTCCTCGAACCAGGCGTAATCGAGCTTTTCCAGGGCGCGGCCGATGGCCAGCGCTTCGCCGCGGCTGTACCAGTGATAGCCGTCCAGCATCAGCGCGATATCGGGGCCGACCGCCTCGCGCACCGCCGCGCAAGCCCTGATGTCCATGGCCGGGCTGGGCGCGAACGATACCGGTGGCATCCAGGTATGCACCTTGATCGCCTTGTAGCCGCGCGCCACCAGCTTTTCCGCGAAGGCGGCATATTCCTCGGGCGTGGACAGGCCGCCTTCCAGTTCGTCGCCGCACATCGTGCTGCCGTAGGCCGGCACCTTGTCGCGGTAGCCGCCCAGCAGCTTGTACACCGGCACGCCCAGCGCGCGGCCGGCCAGGTCCCACAGTGCCTGTTCCACCACCGCCAGTGCGCGGTCGGTCAGCTGCCCCGCGCTGCCGCGCTGCCAGTGCACCAGGTCCTGCCACAGGCGCTCGCGGTCGAACGGGTCCTGCCCGACCAGCACCTTGCGCACATAGGCTTCCAGCACATGGGGACGGACCACCTCGACCGGGCCGAACGCGTAGCCGCGGGCGCCATTGTCGGCGGTGATCGTCAGCATGGCCATCTGCACGTTCTTCTCGGGACCGGGATGCGCATGGCCGGCGCTGTCGACACTGCGCCTGCTCGGATAGTTGAAAATGGTGCCTTGTACACGTTCGATTTTCATGGACTGCCTTTCTGGGAACTCGTATTGTGAATTCGTTGTTCAGGACTCGTACGTCTGGAACCCGTACTTTGAGCACTCGTACGTCTGGCACCCATGCTTTGAGCACTCGACCATCCGGAACCCCTGCATTCGGAACTCCTGCATTCAGAACTCCTGCGTTCAGAACTCATACATTCAGAACTCATATATTCAGAACTCGTACGTCAGGCGCGCGTTGTAGGCACGGCCGATCGGGCTGGCGATATTGTTGGCGTACGCGGTGGAATTCGAATTGGTGACGGGAGGATTCTCGTCGAACAGGTTGCTGATGCCCAGCGATACCTTGACGTGCTTGATCCCCTTGTAGTTGACGGTCATGTTCCACACCGAATAGGGCTCGATATCGCGGTGGAACTGCGCCGGCACGTTGTTCAGGTCGTGATAGCCGGTGTTGTAGAACTGGGTCAGCTGGCTGAACCAGTCGCCACGCTCCCACGACAGGCGCAGCGTGTGCTTCCAGCGGAACGTATACGTGGGGCTGGCACTGACATTGCCCGAGCCGACGGAACCGAAGCGGCCCAGGTTGGAGATCCACGGGCCATCCTTCTCGGTCTGGTTTTCAAAGCGGGTCACGTAGGTGCCGTCCAGCGCGGCCTTGAACTGCCCGTACGAAGCCTTCGGGAACGCATACGACAGCCCCACGTCGATGCCGGCGGTGCGCAGGTCGCCCAGGTTGTCGACCGTGTTCCTCACGTAGGCCAGCGAGCCGTCCGGATTGCGCACGAACAGGTCGGCGTACTTCGCGGTGTTGGTGAAGATGGCGTTCTGCGCCAGCTGGCCGATGCTGTCCTTCACGTGGATGTCGTAGTAGTCCAGCATCACCATCAGGTTGCGCACCGGCTCGATCACCACGCCCAGCGTGAGGTTGCGCGAGGTTTCCGGCTGCACTTCCGGATTGCTGCCCTGCTGGATCGGCAGGGCCGTGTTGCAGACCAGCAGCGGGTTGGCGCCGGGGACCGCCGTGCCGGTGCCGGCCATGCCCATGGTGCCCGGGCACAGCACCGGATCGTCCCACTTGCTGGTGGAGAGCGAGGTGGCGCCGGGCAGCCGGTAGCCATACCGGTCGAACAGCGTCGGCGCGCGGAAGCCCGTGCTGGCCGAGCCGCGGAACATCAGCTGCTTCATGGGCTGCCAGCGGAAGCTGGCCTTGGGATTGCTGGTGCCGCCGAAGTCGGAATAGCGATCGTGGCGCGCCGCCACGTTGAAGCTCAGGTCCGCCGTCACCGGCAGGTCGAGTTCGGCGAACACCGCCGAGATATCGCGGCTGCCCTCGGCATAGCTGGGCAGGCGGTTCTGGTACGGCACGTCGATCACGCCATCGAGCGCGCGGTCGTCGTTCGCGTCCCGGTGGTATTCGGCACCCAGCGCCAGCGTCATGGCGCCGCCGCCCAGCTGCATCAGCTCGCGCGTGAGCGTGAGGTCGGTGCCGTAGTAGCGGTTGGTGGTATGGCGGATCTGGCCGCCGTCCGCCGAGATGCTCTTCAGGTATTCCAGGCCGGCCGCGCTCTGCGTGCCGAACGGATTCAGTACGCCGTTCGCCACGCCGGCCTGCAGCCTGGCGCCGTTCAGGTAGCCCTGCACGAAATACGAATCGCGCTTGCCGCGGCCGTAGATGCCGCCCAGCCGGTAGTCCCACTGGCCGATGGTGCCTTCGCCGGTCACCACCACGCGGGTGATCTTCTGCTCGTCCTTCGCGATGGCGGGGCCCAGTTCGGCCACGCTCCACGACACGTTCAGCGGCGAGCCGTTGATCCCCGCCATGGCCGGCACGCCGGCGCTGCCGCCCGGATAGTACGGGCTGTCGGGCGTGATGCGCGCCACGGCGCCGTTGAAGCCGACCGTGGTGGTGGGCGGCTTCTGGGTTTCGATGTGCTCCTTGGCATGCAGCAGTTCGGCCGTGACCAGGTGGTCGCCCGGCAGCTTGATGCTGCCCTTGGCGAAGAAGTGGGCCTGCGCGTTGGCCGGCAGGGCCAGCACGTAATTGGCATCCTGGATGCATGTGTTGCGGGTGGCCGGCACCGAGTACGGAGGCAGGCAGCCGCTCGCATAGTACGGATTGCCGGTAATGCCCGTGCTGGGCGAGAACACGTTGGCGGGCCAGGCATAGGTGCCGCTGGCGGCCTTCGGCGCGATGCCCAGGCTGGCCAGCAGTGCCGGGTTGGTCAGCTCCGGGCGGTCGGCCGATTCCAGCTTGCTGCGCTTGTGCACGTCCACCGTGGCATACACGTTCCAGCCATCCGCCGCCAGGTCGCCGATGCCGCCCAGCACGCTGACACGGTGTTCGCGGCCGCCGCCCGACGCTTCCGGCCGCACCACCTGCCCGGTCAGTTCCAGCCCCTTGTAGCTGCGCCGGGTCAGGAAGTTGACCACGCCGCCCATGGCATCGGTACCGTAGGTGGACGACGCGCCATCGCGCAGGACCTCGACCCGGTTCAGGGCGCTGATGGGAATCAGGTCGACGTTGACGAAGCCATTGCTGAGCGGCTCGTTGACCATGCGCCGGCCGTTGAGCAGGACCAGCGTGCGGTTGATGCCGATGCCGCGCATGTTCATGTTGGTGCCCGCGCCGGCCGACGAAGGCGCGTTGGTGGCGCTCGACGGCAGCGACACCGCCAGGTCGGCCACGGTGGTCAGCGCCGCGCTGGCGATGTCGTCGGCCTTCACGGACGAGACCGGCAGCGCCATTTCGCCAGCCACGCGCTTGATCGTGGAACCCGTGACTTCGACCTTGATGACTTCGCCCGTGGCTACCGGCGCTGCTTGCTGTGCCGCCGTGGCTCCTGTCGCTTGCTGCGTGGCTTGCGCTGACTCCTGCGTGGCTTGTGCGGCTTCCTGTACCGCTTCCTGCGCGGCGGCCTGGCCGGCAAGGGCCGCGACCGCCAGCGCGATCGCGCTCAAGGCAAGCCGGCGCGGAACCGGGTGATGGCTGTGATGCATGGTGTCTCCTCCAAAGTTATACGATGGTTGGTCATGCGGCAGGCGCTGCCTGCGGGCGCTGTGCGCCTTGTTTTGTTCTCTACTCGGTTGTCGGTCATCTGACATCTTACGGCCAAGTATAATTACGGCATTCAAAAAACGCAATCATGTTTGGAACCCGATGCCACCCATGGATAACCACCTGCCGCCACGCCACGCGAAACCCCGCAACCTGGCCCACGCCGTCATCAGCTATGTCACCGACCTGATCCGCGACGGCAGGATCGTTCCCGGGGAAAAAGTGCCCTCGGAGGCGGAGATCATCCAGGCGCTGGGCGTGAGCCGGTCCGTGGTGAGGGAAGCCATGTCGCAGCTGCAGGCGACCGGCGTGGTGGAAACGCGGCAGGGCAAGGGCACCTTCGTGCTCGATCGCAGCGTGCAGCCGATGGGGCTGCAGGTGCCGGCGGAGATGCGCCAGCACGATGTGCTGGCCATCCTGGAACTGCGCCTCAGCCTGGAGACCGAGTCCGCCGGCCTGGCGGCGCGGCGCCGCAGCGAGCAGCAGCTGGCGCGCATCCGCGCAGCGTTGGACATCTTCCTGGCCCAATGCGACGAAGGCAGGAACAATGCCGCCAACGATACCGAGTTCCACCTTTCCATCGCCCAGGCCTCCGGCAACACGTATCTGTACGACGTGCTGAGCCACCTGAGCAAGGAATTGCTGCCGCGCGCGCGGGCCCTGCTCAGCGACCTGCCGCGCGATACGCCGGACGTGTTCATCGAACGCGTGCGGCGCGAACACGAAGATATCTATGGCGCGATCGCGCGCCAGGATGCCGAATCGGCGCGCGCTGCCATGCACACCCACCTGAACAACAGCCGCGAGCGGCTGCGGCGGGCGCTGGAG belongs to Pseudoduganella albidiflava and includes:
- a CDS encoding FadR/GntR family transcriptional regulator, coding for MPPMDNHLPPRHAKPRNLAHAVISYVTDLIRDGRIVPGEKVPSEAEIIQALGVSRSVVREAMSQLQATGVVETRQGKGTFVLDRSVQPMGLQVPAEMRQHDVLAILELRLSLETESAGLAARRRSEQQLARIRAALDIFLAQCDEGRNNAANDTEFHLSIAQASGNTYLYDVLSHLSKELLPRARALLSDLPRDTPDVFIERVRREHEDIYGAIARQDAESARAAMHTHLNNSRERLRRALEAHAART
- a CDS encoding mandelate racemase family protein; the protein is MKIERVQGTIFNYPSRRSVDSAGHAHPGPEKNVQMAMLTITADNGARGYAFGPVEVVRPHVLEAYVRKVLVGQDPFDRERLWQDLVHWQRGSAGQLTDRALAVVEQALWDLAGRALGVPVYKLLGGYRDKVPAYGSTMCGDELEGGLSTPEEYAAFAEKLVARGYKAIKVHTWMPPVSFAPSPAMDIRACAAVREAVGPDIALMLDGYHWYSRGEALAIGRALEKLDYAWFEEMMNEQSIASYAWLANQLDIPIVGPETISGKHHSRADWVQAGACDILRAGVPGVGGITPTMKVAALADAFGMDCEVHGNGAANLTVVAAIKNCRWYERGLLHPFLDYDVPPAYLHRLPDPMDADGFVHLSQEPGLGEDIDFEYIAANTVQSY
- a CDS encoding TonB-dependent receptor plug domain-containing protein; this encodes MHHSHHPVPRRLALSAIALAVAALAGQAAAQEAVQEAAQATQESAQATQQATGATAAQQAAPVATGEVIKVEVTGSTIKRVAGEMALPVSSVKADDIASAALTTVADLAVSLPSSATNAPSSAGAGTNMNMRGIGINRTLVLLNGRRMVNEPLSNGFVNVDLIPISALNRVEVLRDGASSTYGTDAMGGVVNFLTRRSYKGLELTGQVVRPEASGGGREHRVSVLGGIGDLAADGWNVYATVDVHKRSKLESADRPELTNPALLASLGIAPKAASGTYAWPANVFSPSTGITGNPYYASGCLPPYSVPATRNTCIQDANYVLALPANAQAHFFAKGSIKLPGDHLVTAELLHAKEHIETQKPPTTTVGFNGAVARITPDSPYYPGGSAGVPAMAGINGSPLNVSWSVAELGPAIAKDEQKITRVVVTGEGTIGQWDYRLGGIYGRGKRDSYFVQGYLNGARLQAGVANGVLNPFGTQSAAGLEYLKSISADGGQIRHTTNRYYGTDLTLTRELMQLGGGAMTLALGAEYHRDANDDRALDGVIDVPYQNRLPSYAEGSRDISAVFAELDLPVTADLSFNVAARHDRYSDFGGTSNPKASFRWQPMKQLMFRGSASTGFRAPTLFDRYGYRLPGATSLSTSKWDDPVLCPGTMGMAGTGTAVPGANPLLVCNTALPIQQGSNPEVQPETSRNLTLGVVIEPVRNLMVMLDYYDIHVKDSIGQLAQNAIFTNTAKYADLFVRNPDGSLAYVRNTVDNLGDLRTAGIDVGLSYAFPKASYGQFKAALDGTYVTRFENQTEKDGPWISNLGRFGSVGSGNVSASPTYTFRWKHTLRLSWERGDWFSQLTQFYNTGYHDLNNVPAQFHRDIEPYSVWNMTVNYKGIKHVKVSLGISNLFDENPPVTNSNSTAYANNIASPIGRAYNARLTYEF